Proteins found in one Arachis stenosperma cultivar V10309 chromosome 8, arast.V10309.gnm1.PFL2, whole genome shotgun sequence genomic segment:
- the LOC130946000 gene encoding uncharacterized protein LOC130946000 yields the protein MPFGLKNIGATYQRLMNKIFHDLISKTVEVCVDDIFAKTTRPDDLLNDLANVFASLRQHGMRLNSLKCSFAMEAGKFLGFMITQRGVEANPEKCQAILQMKSPGCIKDVQRLAGRLTSLSRFLRASAAKALPFFNLMKKGIAFEWTPACEETFRHFKKILAAPPVLGKPNVGEPLYLYLAITGEALAGVLVREEGRAQQPVYFMSRALQGAELRYSKLKKLVLALLTFSRRLKQYFQSHRIVVRTDQGIRQVLQKPDLAGRMMTWSIKLSQYDIWYEPRQAIKAQAMADFLVEVTGDPTEETSARWKLHVDGASHQTSGGAGIILESPVGVVYEQSIRFKFPVLNNQAEYEALIGGLTLAAKVGATRLEICNDSQVVTSQVNGSYQARDSLLQKYLEKVKDLSQKFEEVTVHHVPRERNTRADLLSKLASTKPGEGNRSLIQGMTREPAVTLHLSRLGSSWLDPITGFLENGKLPDDEKDAAKLRREAAKYAVIQGQLFNKGLNQLLLKCLHPDQTDYVLREVHEGCCGHHIGGKALARKLVRAGYYWPSMMADSKEFVRKCTKCQENANFHRTPASELSLLTASRPFAQWGVDLLGPFPVGPGQVNVLFCRVSINKRYLIVAIDYYTKWIEAEPLASISSSNCRKFMWRQVITRFGIPEIVISDNGTQFTDKKFTEFLTGLQVESANKIILLGLKKRLDNKEGAWADELASVLWSYQTTEQSSTKETPYRLTYGLDAVIPVEVGEPSPRLLLKGVGEAVEKDLID from the exons atgcccttcgggctgaaaaACATAGGAGCAACATACCAGAGGTTGATGAACAAGATATTCCACGACCTCATAAGCAAGACTGTAGAGGTCTGTGTGGACGACATCTTCGCAAAGACAACGCGACCTGATGACCTCCTGAATGACCTGGCAAATGTATTCGCCTCACTCCGACAACATGGCATGAGACTCAATTCCCTCAAATGTTCCTTCGCTATGGAAGCTGGAAAGTTCCTAGGATTCATGATAACCCAAAGAGGGGTAGAAGCTAACCCGGAGAAATGCCAAGCGATTCTCCAGATGAAGAGCCCGGGTTGTATCAAGGACGTCCAGAGATTGGCAGGACGACTGACCTCGCTATCCCGTTTTCTCAGAGCCTCGGCAGCAAAGGCCCTGCCTTTCtttaacctcatgaagaaagggataGCGTTTGAATGGACGCCCGCGTGCGAGGAAACTTTTAGGCATTTCAAGAAAATCCTGGCGGCACCCCCGGTTCTCGGAAAACCAAACGTCGGGGAGCCGCTGTACCTGTACCTCGCCATAACAGGAGAAGCCCTGGCCGGGGTTCTGGTAAGAGAAGAAGGGAGGGCTCAACAACCGGTCTATTTCATGAGCAGAGCCTTACAAGGGGCAGAATTAAGGTACAGCAAATTGAAAAAGCTAGTTCTAGCACTCTTGACCTTTTCACGGAGGTTAAAACAATACTTCCAAAGTCACCGGATAGTCGTAAGAACGGACCAAGGGATCCGACAAGTGCTACAAAAACCCGACCTGGCGGGAAGgatgatgacttggtccatcaAACTTTCCCAATATGACATATGGTACGAGCCCCGGCAAGCAATCAAGGCGCAAGCAATGGCAGATTTTCTAGTAGAAGTAACGGGAGATCCAACCGAAGAAACGAGCgcacggtggaagctccacgTAGACGGAGCCTCCCACCAGACCTCTGGGGGCGCCGGGATCATCCTGGAAAGCCCGGTTGGAGTCGTATACGAGCAGTCGATCAGGTTCAAATTCCCCGTCTtgaacaaccaggcagaatacgaagccctcataGGGGGCTTAACCCTAGCAGCAAAAGTCGGAGCAACAAGGCTGGAAATATGCAACGATTCGCAGGTCGTCACCTCCCAGGTAAACGGGAGCTATCAAGCCAGAGACTCATTATTACAAAAGTACTTGGAAAAAGTCAAGGATTTAAGCCAAAAGTTTGAGGAGGTCACGGTCCACCACGTGCccagagaaaggaacacacgggcagaTCTCCTATCAAAATTGGCCAGCACTAAACCGGGAGAAGGCAACCGATCTCTCATCCAAGGTATGACGAGGGAGCCGGCGGTCACCCTGCATCTATCAAGGCTGGGTTCTtcatggctagaccccatcaccGGCTTCTTAGAAAATGGCAAACTCCCCGACGACGAAAAGGATGCCGCGAAACTGAGAAGGGAAGCAGCCAAATACGCAGTCATTCAAGGACAGCTATTCAATAAAGGGCTCAACCAGCTCCTACTGAAATGCTTACACCCCGACCAGACGGACtacgtcctcagggaagtccaTGAAGGCTGCTGTGGACATCACATAGGGGGCAAAGCCTTAGCAAGAAAGTTAGTCCGGGCCGGGTACTATTGGCCATCAATGATGGCAGACTCTAAAGAATTCGTCAGGAAATGCACCAAGTGTCAAGAGAACGCCAATTTTCACAGGACACCGGCCTCCGAGCTAAGCCTGTTAACGGCCTCCCGACCATTCGCACAATGGGGAGTCGATCTCCTGGGACCTTTCCCAGTTGGCCCCGGACAAGTCAA TGTCCTGTTCTGTCGTGTCTCTAtaaacaaacgctaccttataGTCGCCATTgactactacaccaaatggatagagGCCGAGCCGCTGGCCAGCATATCCTCGTCCAATTGCAGaaaattcatgtggaggcaggtgataacGCGATTCGGGATCCCGGAGATCGTTATCTCAGACAACGGCACACAGTTTACCGACAAGAAGTTCACGGAGTTCCTCACCGGCCTGCAGGTGGAGTCCGCGAACAAGATTATCCTGTTAGGGCTAAAGAAGCGACTAGATAATAAAGAAGGTGCTTGGGCAGACGAGCTCGCCTCGGTCCTCTGGTCTTACCAAACAACCGAGCAGTCCTCCACCAAGGAGACCCCCTACCGACTAACATACGGGTTAGACGCAGTAATACCCGTAGAGGTCGGGGAACCGAGCCCGCGACTACTTCTGAAAGGAGTAGGGGAAGCCGTGGAGAAGGACCTGATAGACTAA